Proteins found in one Misgurnus anguillicaudatus chromosome 3, ASM2758022v2, whole genome shotgun sequence genomic segment:
- the xpo1a gene encoding exportin-1 produces the protein MPADMTMLADHTARQLLDFSQKLDINLLDNVVNSMYYDVGSQQRLAQEVLTNLKDHPDAWTRVDTILEFSQNMKTKYYALQILETVIKTRWKILPRNQCEGIKKYVVGLIIKTSSDSNSVEKEGVYIAKLNMILVQILKQEWPKHWPTFISDIVGASRTSESLCQNNMIILKLLSEEVFDFSSGQMTQVKAKHLKDSMCNEFSQIFQLCQFVMENSQNAPLVHATLETLLRFLNWIPLGYIFETKLISTLVYKFLNVPMFRNVTLKCLTEIAGVSVSQYEEQFVSLFTLTMVQLKQMLPLNTNIRLAYANGKDDEQNFIQNLSLFLCTFLKEHGQLIEKRLNLRENLMEALHYMLMVSEVEETEIFKICLEYWNHLAAELYRESPFSTSTSPLLSTSQHFDVPPRRHLYLPVLSKVRLLMVSRMAKPEEVLVVENDQGEVVREFMKDTDSINLYKNMRETLVYLTHLDYADTERIMTEKLHNQVNGTEWSWRNLNMLCWAIGSISGAMHEEDEKRFLVTVIKDLLGLCEQKRGKDNKAIIASNIMYIVGQYPRFLRAHWKFLKTVVNKLFEFMHETHDGVQDMACDTFIKIAQKCRRHFVQVQVGEVMPFIDEILNNINTIICDLQPQQVHTFYEAVGYMIGAQTDQTVQEHLIEKYMLLPNQVWDSIIQQATKNVDILKDAETVRQLGSILKTNVRACKAVGHPFVLQLGRIYLDMLNVYKCLSENISSAVQTNGEMVTKQPLIRSMRTVKRETLKLISGWVSRSNDPQMVGENFVPPLLEAVLIDYQRNVPAAREPEVLSTMATIVNKLGSHITAEIPKIFDAVFECTLDMINKNFEEYPEHRTHFFYLLQAVTSQCFPAYLSIPPAQFKLVLDSIIWAFKHTMRNVADTGLQILFTMLQNIAQEETAAQSFYQTYFCDILQHIFSVVTDTSHTAGLTMHASILAYMFNLVEEGKISVALNTSTTVNNQVYVQEFVANLLKTAFPHLQDAQVKVFVTGLFSLNQDIPAFKEHLRDFLVQIKEFAGEDSTDLFLEERETALRQAQEEKHKLQMSVPGILNPHELPEEMCE, from the exons ATGCCGGCAGATATGACCATGTTGGCGGATCACACAGCACGACAGCTGCTAGATTTCAGTCAGAAGTTAGACATCAACCTGCTGGACAATGTCGTCAACTCCATGTACTATGATGTCGGATCTCAG caAAGACTGGCACAAGAAGTCCTCACCAACCTGAAGGATCACCCAGATGCCTGGACCAGAGTTGACACCATATTGGAGTTCTCCCAGAACATGAAAACCAAG TACTACGCTCTTCAGATACTGGAGACTGTGATCAAAACACGCTGGAAAATTCTTCCACGTAATCAATGTGAAG GAATCAAAAAGTATGTTGTGGGGCTTATCATTAAGACTTCTTCTGATTCAAACAGCGTAGAG AAGGAGGGAGTTTACATAGCAAAGCTAAACATGATCCTGGTGCAG ATTCTGAAGCAGGAATGGCCGAAGCACTGGCCCACGTTCATTAGTGACATTGTGGGTGCGAGTCGTACCAGTGAGAGTCTCTGTCAAAACAACATGATCATCCTGAAGCTTCTCAGCGAGGAGGTCTTTGACTTTTCCAGTGGACAGATGACTCAGGTCAAAGCCAAACACCTGAAGGACAG CATGTGCAATGAATTTTCACAAATATTTCAGCTCTGCCAGTTTGTGATG GAGAATTCCCAGAATGCTCCTCTGGTTCACGCCACGTTGGAGACTCTTCTTCGTTTCCTAAACTGGATTCCACTGGGCTACATTTTTGAGACCAAACTCATCAGCACACTAGTGTACAAG TTTCTGAACGTTCCGATGTTCAGGAACGTGACTCTGAAGTGTCTGACGGAGATTGCGGGGGTCAGCGTCAGTCAGTATGAGGAGCAGTTTGTCAGCCTGTTTACCCTTACCATGGTGCAGCTCAAACAG ATGCTGCCACTCAACACAAATATTCGCCTGGCATATGCGAATGGGAAAGACGATGAGCAAAACTTCATCCAGAACCTCAGTCTGTTTCTCTGCACCTTCCTCAAAGAGCACGGACAACTGATAGAGAAGAGGCTAAACCTCAGAGAAAACCTCATggag GCACTGCATTACATGTTAATGGTGTCAGAAGTGGAAGAGACCGAGATCTTCAAGATCTGTCTGGAGTATTGGAACCACCTGGCTGCTGAGCTCTACAGGGAGAGCCCCTTCTCCACGTCAACCTCGCCGCTCCTCTCCACCAGCCAGCACTTCGACGTGCCGCCCCGCAGACACCTGTACCTTCCGGTGCTCTCCAAG GTACGTCTGCTGATGGTGAGTCGCATGGCCAAACCAGAGGAGGTTCTAGTGGTGGAGAATGACCAGGGCGAGGTGGTGAGAGAGTTCATGAAAGACACAGACTCCATCAACCTCTACAAGAACATGAGGGAGACTTTGG TCTATTTGACTCATCTGGATTATGCTGATACAGAGAGGATAATGACAGAGAAGCTTCATAATCAGGTGAATGGTACCGAGTGGTCATGGAGGAACCTGAACATGCTGTGCTGGGCCATTGGCTCCATCAGTGGTGCCATGCATGAGGAGGATGAGAAGAGATTCCTCGTCACAGTCATTAAG GATCTGCTgggtctgtgtgaacaaaaaaggGGGAAAGACAACAAGGCCATTATCGCATCCAACATCATGTACATTGTTGGCCAGTACCCACGATTCCTCAGGGCCCACTGGAAGTTCCTCAAGACCGTTGTTAACAAGCTCTTTGAGTTCATGCATG AGACCCATGACGGTGTGCAGGACATGGCGTGTGACACGTTCATCAAGATCGCCCAGAAATGCAGGAGGCATTTTGTGCAGGTGCAGGTGGGCGAGGTGATGCCCTTCATCGATGAGATCCTCAACAACATCAACACCATCATCTGTGACCTGCAGCCGCAGCAGGTACACACGTTTTACGAGGCCGTGGGCTACATGATCGGAGCGCAGACGGACCAGACCGTGCAGGAGCACCTGATAGAGAAATACATGCTCCTTCCCAACCAGGTGTGGGACAGCATCATTCAACAGGCCACTAAG AATGTGGACATCCTGAAGGACGCCGAAACCGTGCGTCAGCTGGGCAGCATCCTGAAGACCAACGTGAGAGCGTGTAAGGCTGTGGGCCACCCGTTTGTCCTGCAGCTGGGCCGCATTTATCTGGACATGCTGAATGTGTACAAGTGCCTGAGCGAGAATATATCATCTGCCGTCCAGACCAACG GTGAGATGGTGACCAAGCAGCCTCTGATCAGGAGCATGCGAACGGTGAAGAGAGAAACTCTGAAACTTATTTCTGGATGGGTCAGCCGTTCCAATGACCCTCAAATG GTCGGAGAGAACTTTGTTCCAcctttgcttgaggcagttctTATTGACTACCAAAGAAATGTTCCTGCTGCACGGGAACCAGAGGTACTCAGCACCATGGCAACCATCGTCAATAAGCTCGGAAGTCATATAACAGCCGAGATTCCCAAAATCTTCGATGCTGTGTTTGAATGCACCCTCGACATGATCAACAAG AACTTTGAGGAGTATCCTGAGCACAGGACGCATTTCTTCTACCTACTCCAGGCCGTCACCTCTCAGTGTTTCCCAGCTTACCTGTCCATCCCACCTGCACAGTTCAAACTCGTGCTGGACTCCATCATCTGGGCCTTCAAACACACCATGAGGAATGTTGCCGACACAG GGCTTCAGATCCTGTTCACCATGCTGCAGAATATCGCGCAGGAAGAGACGGCCGCCCAAAGCTTTTATCAGACGTACTTCTGCGACATCCTGCAGCACATCTTCTCTGTTGTCACGGATACATCTCACACGGCCG GTTTGACTATGCATGCATCCATCCTCGCCTACATGTTCAACCTGGTGGAGGAGGGTAAAATCAGCGTAGCGCTGAACACCAGCACCACCGTCAACAATCAAGTCTACGTGCAGGAGTTCGTGGCCAACCTGCTTAAGACCGCCTTCCCGCATCTACAAGA CGCCCAGGTAAAGGTGTTTGTCACGGGTCTCTTCAGCTTGAATCAGGACATTCCTGCGTTTAAAGAGCACCTCAGGGACTTCCTGGTGCAGATCAAG GAATTTGCGGGCGAGGACTCCACAGATTTGTTTTTGGAGGAAAGAGAAACTGCTCTGCGTCAGGCTCAGGAAGAGAAGCACAAACTCCAGATGTCCGTTCCTGGAATCCTCAATCCCCACGAGCTACCGGAGGAGATGTGCGAATAA